In Microcoleus sp. bin38.metabat.b11b12b14.051, one genomic interval encodes:
- a CDS encoding DUF3574 domain-containing protein: MNKHLNSLVLAGLLLVFPVCPASIVLARQTEISDTNVSPKTFLKDELYFGLTKPGGETISESEWQEFVKTFITPRFREGLTVLDGSGQFLNSAGILIRENSKIVILIYENNPEKNRAIKEIIETYKRTFHQESVLRTTSEVKVSF, encoded by the coding sequence ATGAATAAACATCTCAACAGTCTTGTCCTAGCTGGGCTGCTGTTAGTCTTTCCTGTTTGTCCCGCGTCAATTGTTTTGGCCCGACAGACTGAAATTTCCGACACTAACGTCAGCCCAAAAACCTTCCTCAAAGATGAACTGTATTTTGGTTTAACTAAACCGGGCGGCGAGACAATTTCAGAATCAGAATGGCAGGAGTTTGTCAAGACATTTATTACCCCTCGCTTTCGAGAAGGGCTAACGGTATTAGATGGCTCCGGGCAGTTTCTTAACAGTGCGGGGATTCTGATTCGAGAAAACTCGAAAATAGTTATTTTGATTTATGAAAATAACCCGGAAAAAAATCGAGCTATTAAGGAAATTATCGAAACTTACAAGCGAACTTTCCACCAGGAGTCAGTATTGCGGACAACCAGTGAAGTTAAAGTTTCTTTCTGA
- a CDS encoding ABC transporter ATP-binding protein: MSETVLEVRNLRVEFQSADAGDASATVKAVDGISFEVKRGRTLGIVGESGSGKSVTSLAVMGLLSSSETKIEGEIWFSPTADGASKQRVNLLSMPDKEKQTYRGSQIATIFQEPMSSLNPVFTIGFQLTEAICLHQKISQTAARRKAASLLQEVKLLPADEELRLRCLALRQEAGGQDDRDLMQLINGQKQAMLDRYPHELSGGQIQRVMIAMAISCNPTLLIADEPTTALDVTVQATILALLRELRDSRGMAMIFITHDLGVIAEIADTVAVMYRGKIVECGAIEQIFSNPQHPYTKGLLACRPTLDRQMRRLPTVADFMEVSTNASGELVIVEKPVDLDGDNSGGLSAFATGKPPRLPNISEPLLAVNNLRVGFPVQGMFGETKRLFMAVNDISFEVYPGETLGLVGESGCGKSTLARALLQLIPIASGQVFFEGQEITPPAKSSSASQWMANYRQQKEYDRKLRWLRRDLQIIFQDPFSSLDPRLSVGDAVMEPMVIHSFGKNQKEQRDRAAYLLDRVGLNPDFMRRYPHEFSGGQRQRICIARALALNPKFIICDESVSALDVSVQAQVLNLLKELQTEFGLTYIFISHDLSVVKFMSDRAIVMNKGKIEEMGTAERIYRQPQQAYTRQLIASIPAGNLERIRQQQSGRESALSAVPLPTSPADESQHV; the protein is encoded by the coding sequence ATGAGTGAAACCGTCCTAGAAGTTCGCAACCTGCGGGTTGAATTTCAATCTGCGGACGCAGGCGATGCGTCCGCAACAGTCAAAGCTGTTGACGGCATTTCCTTTGAGGTGAAGCGAGGGCGAACTCTGGGAATTGTGGGAGAGTCAGGTTCGGGAAAATCGGTCACATCGCTGGCTGTTATGGGTTTGCTGTCGAGTTCGGAGACGAAAATCGAGGGCGAAATTTGGTTTTCTCCGACAGCAGACGGCGCTAGCAAGCAGCGTGTGAATCTGCTCTCAATGCCGGACAAGGAAAAACAAACCTACCGGGGCAGCCAGATTGCGACGATTTTTCAAGAGCCGATGAGCTCGCTAAATCCAGTTTTTACGATCGGCTTTCAACTCACTGAAGCCATTTGTCTGCATCAAAAAATATCCCAGACAGCAGCGCGGCGCAAAGCTGCTTCGCTGCTGCAAGAGGTGAAGCTGCTACCTGCGGACGAGGAACTCCGGCTGCGGTGTTTGGCTTTGCGGCAAGAAGCCGGCGGGCAGGACGATCGCGATTTGATGCAGCTCATCAACGGCCAAAAACAAGCTATGCTCGATCGCTATCCCCACGAACTCTCCGGCGGTCAAATCCAGCGCGTGATGATTGCCATGGCCATTTCTTGCAATCCCACCTTATTAATTGCTGACGAACCGACAACCGCCTTAGACGTAACCGTGCAAGCAACAATCTTAGCTTTGCTGCGCGAGTTGCGGGACTCTAGAGGCATGGCAATGATTTTTATTACCCACGATTTGGGCGTCATTGCTGAAATTGCCGATACTGTGGCGGTGATGTATCGAGGCAAGATTGTTGAGTGCGGCGCGATCGAACAAATTTTCAGCAATCCCCAACATCCTTACACAAAAGGTCTGTTAGCTTGCCGCCCAACTCTCGATCGGCAAATGCGGCGTTTGCCAACAGTTGCCGATTTTATGGAAGTCAGCACAAATGCTAGCGGCGAATTGGTAATAGTCGAGAAACCTGTCGATTTAGACGGCGACAATAGCGGCGGACTTTCCGCTTTTGCCACCGGGAAACCGCCTCGGCTGCCGAATATTTCCGAACCTTTGTTAGCTGTGAATAACTTGCGAGTCGGTTTTCCGGTGCAGGGAATGTTTGGTGAAACCAAACGCTTGTTTATGGCAGTCAACGATATTTCTTTTGAGGTTTACCCGGGCGAAACTTTGGGTTTGGTAGGCGAATCCGGCTGCGGAAAATCAACTTTAGCAAGAGCTTTGCTGCAATTAATTCCGATCGCCAGCGGTCAAGTATTTTTTGAAGGTCAAGAAATTACGCCTCCTGCGAAAAGCAGTTCTGCGTCGCAGTGGATGGCTAATTATCGCCAGCAAAAAGAGTACGATCGCAAATTGCGCTGGCTGCGGCGCGACTTACAAATTATCTTTCAAGACCCTTTTAGTTCTCTCGATCCGCGCCTGAGTGTTGGGGACGCGGTGATGGAACCGATGGTGATTCACAGCTTTGGCAAAAACCAGAAAGAACAGCGCGATCGCGCGGCTTATTTGTTGGATAGAGTGGGTTTAAATCCCGATTTCATGCGGCGCTACCCCCACGAGTTTTCCGGCGGACAGCGGCAGCGCATTTGTATTGCTAGAGCTTTGGCCTTGAATCCTAAGTTTATTATTTGCGATGAGTCGGTGTCTGCATTGGATGTATCGGTGCAGGCGCAGGTTTTAAATTTGCTGAAGGAATTGCAAACAGAGTTTGGGCTGACTTATATTTTTATTTCTCACGATTTAAGCGTGGTCAAATTTATGAGCGATCGCGCGATCGTCATGAACAAAGGTAAAATCGAAGAAATGGGGACAGCCGAGCGCATTTATCGCCAACCGCAGCAAGCTTACACGCGGCAACTTATTGCCTCTATTCCTGCGGGTAATTTGGAGCGAATTCGGCAACAGCAATCAGGCAGAGAATCTGCTTTGTCTGCTGTGCCTTTGCCGACTTCGCCTGCGGATGAATCCCAACACGTTTGA